In Streptomyces nodosus, one DNA window encodes the following:
- the mycP gene encoding type VII secretion-associated serine protease mycosin produces the protein MAAINKWHRAARVVASMAVCVLLVGGATTQAQAADSIRDMQWHLDAMHAEDMWRTSTGEGITVAVIDTGVDPSNVDLKGQVLDGKDLAPAKRAGDEHTDYDGHGTGMAGLIAGTGAFHGGRGAFGLAPGVKILPVRMPATSDIRGYAGPSYLSRAIRYATDSGAQVINISMGARIGSPQLTEAVDYALSHGSLVFAAVGNDGGKDNPVEYPAATPGVVGVAAVGKNLRRTEESAFGDQVDVAAPGEDMVAACRGETGLCRGHGTSDATAIASASAALIWSAHPDWTNNQVLRVMLNTIGGPTDGAKRNDSIGYGIVRPRIALKNPGDPGPADVYPLPDLAASASPSASPTSTEAASRDAKTPAAATAKNDDGNGLLWAGLGGGAVLVLGGVGAAVAVARRRRPNAF, from the coding sequence ATGGCCGCGATCAACAAGTGGCATAGGGCAGCCCGCGTGGTGGCCTCGATGGCCGTCTGCGTACTCCTCGTGGGCGGCGCCACCACACAGGCTCAGGCCGCCGACTCCATCCGGGACATGCAATGGCACCTGGACGCCATGCACGCAGAGGACATGTGGCGAACGAGCACAGGTGAGGGCATCACGGTTGCTGTGATCGACACGGGTGTCGACCCGAGCAATGTCGACCTGAAGGGGCAAGTGCTCGACGGAAAGGACCTCGCCCCCGCAAAGCGTGCTGGAGACGAGCACACGGACTACGACGGCCACGGCACGGGAATGGCCGGACTCATCGCAGGCACAGGGGCGTTCCATGGCGGACGCGGGGCGTTCGGTCTTGCGCCAGGAGTCAAGATTCTCCCTGTCCGTATGCCTGCCACGAGCGACATCAGGGGCTACGCCGGTCCCTCGTACCTCAGCCGGGCCATTCGCTATGCGACAGACTCGGGAGCCCAGGTCATCAATATCTCCATGGGTGCCCGGATCGGCTCACCCCAGCTCACCGAGGCGGTGGACTACGCGCTGTCCCATGGCTCACTTGTCTTCGCCGCAGTAGGGAATGACGGGGGTAAGGACAACCCGGTCGAATACCCGGCGGCCACACCCGGAGTGGTGGGGGTGGCCGCCGTCGGCAAGAACCTCAGGAGAACCGAGGAATCCGCATTCGGCGACCAGGTCGACGTGGCAGCTCCCGGTGAGGACATGGTCGCGGCGTGCAGGGGAGAGACCGGTCTGTGTCGAGGCCATGGCACCAGCGATGCCACCGCCATCGCCTCCGCCAGCGCCGCTTTGATCTGGTCGGCCCACCCGGACTGGACCAACAACCAGGTCCTGCGCGTCATGCTGAACACCATCGGCGGTCCCACGGACGGCGCCAAGCGCAATGACTCCATCGGCTACGGCATCGTCCGCCCGCGCATAGCGCTGAAGAACCCGGGCGACCCTGGCCCCGCGGACGTCTACCCGCTCCCGGACCTGGCGGCCTCGGCATCGCCCTCTGCGTCGCCGACTTCCACCGAGGCAGCGAGTCGCGACGCGAAGACCCCGGCTGCGGCAACCGCCAAGAACGACGACGGCAACGGCCTGCTGTGGGCCGGCCTCGGCGGGGGCGCGGTTCTGGTGCTGGGCGGGGTAGGAGCGGCTGTCGCTGTCGCTAGGCGTCGGCGGCCCAATGCTTTCTGA
- a CDS encoding DUF6571 family protein: MPTYHEILTTDLSMLTTAAECWDATAKEFHEQEKAYERDVQGITLLPTSRGVSSDAASKRFDTTLKEFQNAQVEAKAIASLLRDAHEQFVDLRKKLQAARDEAIEKGMLVSDQGVVSYDYGKLSAGEASALHHDPDYKEIVRKAVVSWQERIDRLVNDVGDADKGVEVAFKAVVIDSDPMDGTTNGFNGKAQGDIEKYEAQEASDIANRITLGENISAAELAELQRTFRDNAGDNSFSRAFLDELGADGTIRFINELNHLAYDSDKSHERVYMELQGGLADTVAQATQVPGSVTEMPPGSQKFKEWLASGDGKFYRDWMKGLDEYGNKNYATGANPLYGYQAFVSMMQHGDAKYDDQFLYEMGHDLIEVDKKHPGFSTEWGGGHDGVRADALDGLLGVMSKNPDAATAFFDPTGKGNDHLHYLLGSGDGAREWPKHINAGVSVIEMDDPLSRVGLGAALEAAATGHPPLAKGQDPWPEMSHSDAEARVMHGIIEELKPSTGNDADVKRNLRQPLANALAEYTNDTHEILGGMGTEYVRAATGDGYFHDGETVHLGVSQKDLVQVMRGLSDDPDAYATLHKAESRYINAELNKIPDGETDFAQSGPLGKAGAALGNYSAIREDVINSDRMDDYLKADWKSKIAYHIVGGVVTPLAIPTAGGSLAVGDALQRGVDTWAWLWGNDMKGKADAKADAAIADMYLDANNQLGDMLAGWADGRPDIDPNSRSGKDLLDAFRGEMLNSHDRGSNLAAKYM; encoded by the coding sequence ATGCCGACGTACCACGAGATTCTAACGACCGATCTGTCCATGCTTACCACTGCTGCGGAGTGCTGGGACGCAACCGCGAAGGAGTTCCACGAGCAGGAAAAGGCTTACGAGCGTGATGTGCAAGGAATCACTCTTCTTCCCACATCAAGAGGAGTGAGTTCGGACGCCGCCAGCAAGCGCTTCGATACCACTCTCAAGGAATTCCAAAATGCGCAGGTCGAAGCGAAGGCGATCGCGTCGCTCCTCCGCGATGCACATGAACAGTTTGTCGACCTTCGCAAGAAGCTGCAGGCGGCCCGGGACGAGGCAATTGAGAAGGGCATGCTGGTCTCGGACCAAGGCGTGGTTTCCTACGACTACGGAAAACTGAGCGCAGGCGAAGCCAGTGCCCTTCACCATGACCCAGATTATAAGGAGATCGTCCGAAAGGCTGTCGTCTCCTGGCAGGAGCGCATCGACCGGCTGGTGAACGACGTGGGCGACGCGGACAAGGGCGTGGAGGTCGCCTTCAAGGCCGTAGTGATCGACTCAGACCCGATGGACGGCACCACCAACGGCTTCAATGGCAAAGCCCAGGGTGACATCGAGAAGTACGAAGCGCAGGAAGCCAGCGACATCGCGAATCGGATCACCCTCGGAGAAAACATCTCCGCTGCGGAACTTGCCGAACTTCAACGCACTTTCCGAGACAATGCTGGCGACAATTCGTTCAGTCGCGCCTTCCTGGATGAACTGGGAGCAGACGGAACTATCAGGTTCATCAATGAGCTGAACCACCTCGCCTACGACTCGGATAAGAGTCATGAACGTGTATACATGGAACTGCAGGGCGGGTTGGCCGATACCGTGGCTCAAGCGACTCAGGTGCCTGGTTCCGTTACAGAGATGCCTCCGGGGTCGCAGAAATTCAAGGAGTGGCTCGCCAGTGGCGACGGAAAATTTTACCGGGATTGGATGAAAGGCCTTGATGAATATGGCAACAAGAACTACGCGACCGGTGCGAACCCCCTGTACGGGTATCAGGCGTTCGTCAGTATGATGCAGCATGGCGATGCCAAGTACGATGACCAGTTCCTGTACGAGATGGGCCACGACCTGATCGAAGTTGATAAGAAGCATCCAGGCTTTTCTACGGAATGGGGAGGCGGGCACGATGGCGTCCGAGCAGACGCACTTGACGGACTCCTTGGTGTCATGAGTAAAAATCCCGATGCCGCCACTGCTTTCTTCGACCCGACTGGAAAGGGCAACGATCACCTGCACTATCTGCTCGGTAGCGGTGACGGCGCACGGGAGTGGCCGAAACATATAAACGCTGGTGTCTCGGTCATCGAGATGGACGACCCCCTGAGCCGGGTAGGCCTCGGTGCAGCCCTGGAGGCAGCGGCGACCGGCCATCCTCCGCTCGCGAAAGGCCAGGACCCTTGGCCTGAAATGTCACACAGCGACGCCGAAGCACGTGTGATGCACGGAATCATCGAGGAGCTCAAGCCGTCCACAGGTAATGACGCCGACGTGAAAAGGAACCTACGTCAACCATTGGCGAACGCTCTGGCGGAGTATACGAACGATACGCACGAAATCCTGGGTGGTATGGGTACCGAGTATGTGCGGGCAGCGACCGGGGATGGATACTTTCATGATGGCGAAACGGTGCATTTGGGGGTCTCGCAGAAAGACCTCGTTCAAGTTATGCGTGGCTTGTCTGACGATCCAGATGCATATGCCACGCTACACAAGGCGGAATCTCGGTATATCAATGCTGAGCTGAACAAGATCCCGGACGGTGAGACGGATTTTGCGCAGTCCGGGCCTCTCGGTAAGGCAGGCGCTGCGCTCGGCAATTACAGCGCCATTCGGGAAGACGTGATAAATAGTGATCGTATGGACGACTATCTCAAGGCTGACTGGAAATCGAAGATCGCTTACCATATTGTTGGCGGGGTGGTCACTCCATTGGCTATCCCGACCGCTGGTGGTTCGCTTGCGGTAGGCGATGCCCTTCAGCGTGGTGTCGACACTTGGGCCTGGCTGTGGGGCAATGACATGAAGGGGAAGGCAGACGCTAAGGCCGATGCCGCGATTGCCGATATGTATCTCGATGCCAACAACCAGCTAGGCGACATGCTCGCCGGATGGGCAGATGGCAGGCCAGATATCGACCCGAACTCTCGAAGTGGTAAAGATTTGCTGGACGCTTTTCGTGGTGAAATGCTCAACAGTCACGATCGAGGGTCGAACTTGGCGGCGAAATACATGTAA
- the gdhA gene encoding NADP-specific glutamate dehydrogenase, whose translation MTRPDTKTLLASLLADIERRNPAQPEFHQAAHEVLETLAPVLAARPEYADAGLVERLCEPERQIIFRVPWQDDHGRVHVNRGFRVEFNSALGPYKGGLRFHPSVNLGIVKFLGFEQIFKNALTGLGIGGGKGGSDFDPHGRSDAEVMRFCQSFMTELHRHIGEHTDVPAGDIGVGGREIGYLFGQYRRITNRWEAGVLTGKGTRWGGSAIRPEATGYGNVLFTAAMLRERGEDLEGQTAVVSGSGNVAIYTVEKLIALGANPLTCSDSTGYVVDDKGIDVELLKQIKEVERGRVGDYAARRGASARFVAGGSVWDVPADIALPSATQNELDADAAATLVRNGVKAVSEGANMPATPEAVHLLRQAGVAFGPGKAANAGGVAVSALEMSQNHARTVWPRARVEEELTHIMNGIHATCHETAERYGASGDYVTGANIAGFERVADAMLEQGVI comes from the coding sequence GTGACGCGACCCGACACGAAGACCTTGCTCGCCTCCCTGCTCGCCGACATCGAACGGCGCAACCCGGCCCAGCCCGAGTTCCACCAGGCCGCCCATGAGGTGCTGGAGACTCTGGCGCCGGTGCTCGCCGCCCGGCCGGAGTACGCGGACGCCGGACTGGTCGAGCGCCTGTGCGAACCGGAGCGGCAGATCATCTTCCGGGTCCCGTGGCAGGACGACCACGGCCGGGTTCATGTCAACCGTGGCTTCCGTGTGGAGTTCAACAGCGCGCTCGGCCCCTACAAGGGCGGTCTGCGCTTCCACCCGTCGGTCAACCTGGGCATCGTGAAGTTCCTCGGCTTCGAACAGATCTTCAAGAACGCGCTGACCGGACTGGGTATCGGCGGCGGAAAGGGCGGCAGCGACTTCGACCCGCACGGCCGCTCCGACGCCGAGGTCATGCGCTTCTGCCAGTCCTTCATGACCGAACTCCACCGGCACATCGGCGAGCACACCGACGTGCCCGCCGGTGACATCGGTGTCGGGGGCCGTGAGATCGGCTACCTGTTCGGGCAGTACCGGCGCATCACCAACCGCTGGGAGGCCGGCGTCCTCACCGGCAAGGGGACGCGGTGGGGCGGCTCCGCGATCCGCCCCGAGGCCACCGGCTACGGCAACGTCCTGTTCACCGCGGCCATGCTCCGCGAGCGGGGTGAGGACCTGGAGGGGCAGACCGCCGTAGTCTCCGGCTCCGGCAATGTCGCCATCTACACCGTCGAGAAGCTGATCGCCCTCGGCGCGAACCCGCTGACCTGCTCCGACTCCACCGGCTATGTCGTGGACGACAAGGGCATCGACGTCGAGCTGCTCAAGCAGATCAAGGAGGTCGAGCGCGGCCGGGTCGGCGACTACGCCGCACGGCGGGGCGCCTCGGCGCGGTTCGTCGCCGGCGGCAGTGTCTGGGACGTCCCGGCCGACATCGCCCTGCCGTCGGCCACCCAGAACGAGCTGGACGCGGACGCCGCGGCCACGCTGGTGCGCAACGGCGTCAAGGCCGTGTCCGAGGGCGCCAACATGCCCGCCACCCCGGAGGCGGTCCACCTCCTCCGGCAGGCGGGCGTCGCCTTCGGCCCCGGCAAGGCGGCCAACGCGGGCGGCGTCGCGGTCAGCGCCCTGGAGATGAGCCAGAACCACGCCCGCACCGTCTGGCCCCGCGCGCGGGTGGAGGAGGAGCTGACCCACATCATGAACGGCATCCACGCCACCTGCCACGAGACCGCCGAGCGCTACGGCGCCTCCGGCGACTATGTCACCGGCGCCAATATCGCCGGCTTCGAACGCGTCGCCGACGCGATGCTGGAGCAGGGCGTGATCTGA
- a CDS encoding ATP-binding protein — MAPPATTLPHFTVLLSSTRRGARLARLLAEAQLRRWGLPTKPADLLVAELAANAVTHGRVPGRDFRLTLYVIGGTLRIEVTDTRGDRLPALQRPSGDDESGRGLLLVDALADRWGVAEDRFPRKRVWAELRCASPAPGPTDSGAPDSPALSANDRTHAAAPGRE; from the coding sequence ATGGCCCCACCAGCGACCACGCTCCCCCACTTCACCGTGCTGCTGTCCTCCACGCGGCGCGGGGCCCGCCTCGCACGCCTGCTCGCGGAGGCGCAGCTCCGCCGCTGGGGGCTGCCCACGAAGCCCGCGGACCTCCTCGTGGCCGAGCTGGCGGCCAACGCCGTCACACACGGTCGTGTCCCCGGGCGGGACTTCCGGCTGACGCTCTACGTGATCGGCGGCACCCTCCGTATCGAGGTCACCGACACCCGCGGTGACCGGCTCCCAGCACTCCAACGTCCCAGCGGGGACGACGAGTCGGGACGGGGCCTGCTCCTCGTGGACGCGCTTGCCGACCGCTGGGGCGTGGCCGAGGACCGATTCCCGCGCAAGCGGGTCTGGGCCGAGCTGCGCTGTGCGTCGCCGGCACCCGGCCCCACGGATTCCGGCGCCCCCGACTCCCCTGCTCTCAGCGCGAACGACCGCACACATGCAGCGGCCCCCGGCCGGGAGTAG